From a region of the Helicobacter hepaticus ATCC 51449 genome:
- a CDS encoding LPP20 family lipoprotein, with protein MKTHTKVLFGGIITGLLIIGCANKDDALGVGGKSIDKKALQALSIQGAPNWVLNGGQGDMSAVGIADIINGDLGYARTEALALARDELARQVATEVEGVINRAASVTMGSSVQDAQVSKASEQIIKQGVSQTLSGTKQTDTWITKDATKIFVLIKLNPELKAKLQANVKREINKSSLPSNIRQEAARSFLIR; from the coding sequence ATGAAAACACATACAAAAGTTTTATTTGGAGGCATTATTACAGGGTTGCTTATTATAGGCTGCGCCAATAAAGATGATGCACTTGGTGTTGGTGGTAAGAGTATCGATAAAAAAGCACTTCAAGCTCTTAGTATTCAAGGTGCACCAAATTGGGTGCTCAATGGTGGGCAAGGTGATATGAGCGCCGTAGGAATTGCTGATATTATTAATGGTGATTTGGGCTATGCACGCACAGAAGCATTAGCTTTAGCTAGAGATGAACTTGCACGACAAGTAGCTACAGAGGTTGAAGGCGTAATAAATCGTGCAGCAAGTGTAACTATGGGTTCTTCAGTCCAAGATGCGCAGGTTTCTAAAGCTAGTGAACAAATCATAAAACAGGGTGTTTCTCAAACTCTTAGTGGAACAAAGCAAACCGATACTTGGATTACCAAAGATGCAACCAAAATCTTTGTGCTTATTAAACTTAATCCGGAGCTTAAAGCCAAGCTTCAAGCTAATGTAAAGAGAGAAATTAACAAAAGTTCTCTTCCAAGCAATATAAGACAAGAGGCTGCAAGATCATTTTTGATTCGGTAA
- a CDS encoding TolC family protein, producing the protein MRKICLFVGMIYTGCSTPIPTLEQSAKQTHIPAAFSNTKDLLTSQNTTKIKQSTNLINMESLQEQPFRLQQFMALIDDKQLHQILHLALENNTNVLSMISRIKQAKSQMKINTANMFPTINAGLNSSYIDRRTLSQSTIIRPGANSINANISMSWELDLFGKLNALRQANKKSYLQAQSNLAFAQISLIAEVATLYFTLRDNAYSLAIAESTLKNLEQIQAINIDKYKLGLIDVSTYQSFVANTTAQKNTYESLSYTFEQNKNALLVLLNITADELAQNIDFLDSINYTFPHIANFYVDKMPSDILLSRPDIQASLYALHSQLYKQTNANAARLPNISLSGSIGEILYSTNGAGSLVFQIANSITAPLLNRTPLKQNYLIQKELSNEAYYTLQNNVNTALGEVENALFDVQSKKRQVQNTQNVYEIGVKAYESNSAKNKRGLLDKNDFLNNENTYLNLQTQLHSAKTNEILSLITLFKALGGNLALEQIENPQKEQSPQGNKE; encoded by the coding sequence GTGAGGAAGATATGCTTATTTGTTGGTATGATATATACTGGTTGTAGCACACCTATTCCCACACTTGAGCAAAGTGCTAAGCAAACACATATTCCCGCTGCTTTTTCTAATACCAAAGACTTACTTACATCTCAAAATACCACAAAAATAAAACAATCCACAAATCTTATAAATATGGAATCCTTACAAGAGCAACCTTTTAGATTACAGCAGTTTATGGCACTTATTGATGATAAGCAGTTGCACCAAATCCTTCATCTTGCGCTTGAAAATAATACAAATGTATTGAGTATGATTTCTCGTATTAAGCAAGCCAAGTCTCAAATGAAAATCAATACAGCAAATATGTTTCCTACAATTAATGCTGGGTTAAATTCAAGTTATATTGATAGGCGCACTCTCTCTCAAAGCACAATTATCCGTCCAGGTGCAAATTCAATCAATGCAAATATCAGTATGAGTTGGGAACTTGACTTATTTGGTAAACTTAATGCCTTACGTCAAGCGAACAAAAAATCTTATCTTCAAGCACAAAGTAATCTTGCTTTTGCACAAATTTCTTTAATTGCTGAAGTGGCGACTTTATATTTTACATTGCGGGATAATGCTTATTCGCTTGCTATTGCCGAATCTACTCTAAAAAACTTAGAGCAGATTCAGGCAATTAATATAGATAAATATAAATTAGGACTTATTGATGTAAGCACTTATCAAAGCTTTGTGGCAAATACAACCGCGCAAAAGAATACTTATGAAAGTCTCTCTTATACTTTTGAGCAAAATAAAAATGCTCTGCTTGTGCTTTTAAATATCACTGCCGATGAACTCGCCCAAAACATTGATTTTTTAGATTCTATAAATTACACATTTCCGCATATTGCAAATTTTTATGTAGATAAAATGCCAAGTGATATTTTGCTCTCTCGTCCAGATATCCAAGCAAGTCTTTATGCTCTGCATTCTCAGCTTTATAAACAAACAAATGCAAATGCTGCAAGATTGCCAAATATTTCGCTTAGTGGCTCAATCGGTGAGATTCTATATAGCACAAATGGCGCAGGTTCTCTCGTATTTCAGATAGCAAATTCCATTACTGCACCTCTGCTTAATCGCACCCCTTTAAAGCAAAATTATCTTATTCAAAAAGAGTTAAGTAATGAAGCATATTATACCTTGCAAAATAATGTTAATACAGCTTTAGGCGAGGTTGAAAACGCACTTTTTGATGTACAATCTAAAAAACGTCAGGTGCAAAATACGCAAAATGTATATGAAATTGGTGTAAAGGCTTACGAAAGTAATAGTGCAAAAAATAAACGTGGATTGCTTGATAAAAATGATTTTTTAAATAATGAAAATACATATCTTAATTTGCAGACACAGCTTCATAGTGCAAAAACAAACGAGATTCTATCGCTTATTACGCTTTTTAAAGCTTTAGGTGGGAATCTTGCTTTGGAGCAAATAGAGAATCCACAAAAAGAACAATCTCCACAAGGAAACAAAGAATGA
- a CDS encoding LPP20 family lipoprotein: MMSLLRIILPIYIIIIYGGCFGSSPKPPSWYGKSSTNETQLIGFGSANSLNTAQANALSDIITQINVQVSTQFSSNIKRQNNLITHNSSNEVYLDSAGIELNDVQYSRSAFENGIFYVEAKVHKATLIKQFQKKFNTVYNSLNLSRITQCNTISIKDKIQIEKNLEILHLYATLLQTLGTTSKPLNNFENILAANTPQPNAKLVIESNLTNEIIYNNLAKELGHFYSFDSQANQILKAKVQVSNSNEGVKINIIFTIFDCRNNPIFNTNVSYTHNATNVQEALRFASQRVSVQLYKKIQEWIEQ, encoded by the coding sequence ATGATGTCATTGCTAAGAATCATACTTCCCATATATATTATCATTATATATGGAGGTTGCTTTGGTAGTTCGCCTAAACCTCCTTCTTGGTATGGTAAATCCTCAACAAATGAAACCCAACTCATTGGTTTTGGAAGTGCAAATAGTCTCAATACTGCTCAAGCTAATGCTTTGAGTGATATTATTACCCAAATCAATGTCCAAGTAAGCACACAATTTAGCTCCAATATAAAAAGACAAAATAATCTTATCACTCATAATTCAAGCAATGAGGTATATCTTGATAGTGCAGGAATTGAATTAAATGATGTGCAATATTCACGTAGTGCATTTGAAAATGGTATATTTTATGTAGAAGCAAAAGTTCATAAAGCTACTCTTATTAAGCAGTTCCAAAAAAAGTTCAATACCGTATATAACTCCCTTAATCTTTCTCGTATTACTCAATGCAACACAATTTCTATTAAAGATAAAATACAGATTGAGAAAAATTTAGAAATTTTACACCTGTATGCTACACTACTCCAAACATTAGGAACTACAAGCAAACCACTTAATAATTTTGAAAATATCCTTGCCGCAAATACACCACAACCTAATGCGAAGCTTGTTATTGAAAGTAATTTGACTAATGAAATAATTTATAATAATTTGGCAAAGGAATTGGGACATTTTTACAGCTTTGATTCTCAAGCAAACCAAATTCTAAAAGCTAAAGTGCAAGTAAGCAACAGCAACGAAGGTGTAAAAATTAATATAATTTTTACCATATTTGATTGTCGCAATAATCCCATATTTAATACAAATGTAAGCTATACTCATAATGCTACCAATGTGCAAGAGGCATTACGTTTTGCTTCACAGCGCGTAAGTGTTCAGTTATATAAAAAAATACAAGAATGGATTGAACAATAA
- the lpoB gene encoding penicillin-binding protein activator LpoB: MNKAFLYLITIGALFMVGCSTSPKYINTADSKSYTSMGLDYHDIEKAASNSVRSLLNSNYVRNLSRTGSPKVLMISNVINDTMQTIDTEQLTRKVTRDMRNSGKFVLTLAVGNKKDKGITMGRSVRDNDEFDQHTTIEKGTLKAPEFSLSGKIVQKNTKIGSKQRTDYYFLLTLTNIKDGLVVWDDEVNIIKLGSNSSVSW; the protein is encoded by the coding sequence ATGAATAAAGCTTTTTTATATCTTATAACCATAGGTGCATTATTTATGGTAGGTTGTAGCACATCACCAAAATATATTAATACAGCAGATTCTAAATCTTATACAAGTATGGGACTTGATTATCACGACATTGAAAAAGCAGCAAGTAATAGTGTTCGTTCTTTACTCAATAGTAATTATGTGCGCAATCTTTCTCGCACAGGCTCTCCTAAAGTATTAATGATATCAAATGTCATTAATGATACTATGCAAACTATTGATACAGAACAGCTTACTCGGAAAGTAACACGTGATATGCGTAATAGTGGAAAATTTGTTCTTACTCTCGCAGTAGGAAATAAAAAAGATAAAGGTATTACGATGGGTAGGAGTGTGCGTGATAATGATGAATTTGACCAACACACTACAATTGAAAAAGGCACATTAAAAGCTCCAGAATTTTCTCTATCAGGAAAAATTGTGCAAAAAAATACTAAAATTGGCTCAAAGCAGCGCACTGACTATTATTTCCTTCTCACACTTACCAACATTAAAGATGGTCTTGTTGTTTGGGACGATGAGGTAAATATCATTAAGCTTGGCTCAAATTCATCTGTAAGCTGGTAA